TGATGGGGGCGAAGAGTCCGCCCAGCAGGAACATCAGCTTCTGGATCACCAGCATCACCGGCAGGATGCGGCGGGTCCAGAAGGCGCACAGCCCGGCCAACGCGTAGAGCAGCATGCCCACGGTCACCGCCAGCACGCCCAGGACAAACAGATAGGGATAGGTGGCGGCGGGCGGCCCCTCGCGCCCCGTCGCCGCCAGCCAGACCACCGCCGTCACTCCGAGCGCGGCCAGCCGCACCAGGGTCCCGCCCAGGTTCTGGGCCAGGCTCTGCAGCAGATAGAACTTGGGCCGCAGCAGGTGCGGCTCCAGCCCGCCGGAGCGGATGTCGTCCTCGAACCGCAGGTGTACCGAAGGCAGCGACAGCGTGATCCACTCCGTCGCCAGCACGTAGAGCACCAGGCCGCCAGCCGGCAGGCGGATGGCGCCCTGCACAGGCTCGGCCGCCACCTTGTCCCACAGGGCCGAGAGCACGGTCATGATCAGGACGTAGAACAGGCAGCGCCCAGCCAGCACGGTCCAGCCGGCCATCGCCTGGCCCGCCCCGATCCGCAGGGCGACGGCCGCCGCGATCAGGTCACGCCGCATGGGTCGAGGCGTAGATCTCGGCGATCACCTCCTCCATGGGGGGATCCTCGATGGTGACGTCCTCGATGCCGCCGTCGGCCATCGCCGCGGCGATAACCTGCTCCACGCGGGTGAGCTTTGTGTCCACCTCCAGGATGGTGGCGTGGGCCTCCGAGGCGCGCCGCGTCACGCCGGGGAGGTTCAGGGACACCGCCTGCCCCGCAGACTGGAAGGTGATGATCTTG
The sequence above is drawn from the Phenylobacterium glaciei genome and encodes:
- a CDS encoding ABC-2 family transporter protein; translated protein: MRRDLIAAAVALRIGAGQAMAGWTVLAGRCLFYVLIMTVLSALWDKVAAEPVQGAIRLPAGGLVLYVLATEWITLSLPSVHLRFEDDIRSGGLEPHLLRPKFYLLQSLAQNLGGTLVRLAALGVTAVVWLAATGREGPPAATYPYLFVLGVLAVTVGMLLYALAGLCAFWTRRILPVMLVIQKLMFLLGGLFAPITLYPDWLRKIAEATPFAAHLYWAGVQALHPSGAMFLTAVAWQVLWIVLLSLLCVALWRAGLAKLLREGGV